A genomic segment from Chitinophaga niabensis encodes:
- a CDS encoding Crp/Fnr family transcriptional regulator, with amino-acid sequence MKTDLLLENIKMHISLDKEEAGYFLGLIRSNTIKRKGFLLKQGEICRYESFITKGCLRVYTLDNNGVEHVVMFGIENWWVSDLRSFLMQTPAQYMIDALEDTEVLQISKPDIDQLYEKVPKFERFFRIILQNAFVAHQQRIEQNLSFSAEERYHFFTDKYPHMDQRIPQKQIASYLGITPVFLSMLRRKQLKK; translated from the coding sequence ATGAAAACAGACCTTCTCCTGGAAAACATCAAAATGCACATCAGCCTGGATAAAGAAGAGGCCGGATACTTCCTGGGCCTTATCAGGTCCAATACCATCAAAAGGAAAGGTTTTTTATTAAAACAGGGAGAGATCTGCCGGTACGAAAGCTTTATCACAAAAGGCTGCCTGCGGGTATATACGCTGGACAATAACGGCGTGGAACACGTGGTGATGTTTGGCATAGAGAACTGGTGGGTCAGCGATCTTCGCAGTTTTCTGATGCAAACACCTGCACAATATATGATAGATGCCCTGGAGGATACGGAGGTGCTACAAATATCCAAACCCGATATCGATCAGTTATATGAAAAGGTCCCAAAATTTGAACGTTTCTTCAGGATCATTTTGCAGAATGCTTTTGTAGCCCACCAGCAACGGATAGAACAGAACCTTTCCTTCTCTGCGGAAGAGCGTTACCACTTTTTTACGGATAAATACCCCCATATGGACCAGCGCATCCCACAAAAGCAAATAGCATCCTACCTGGGTATTACCCCTGTTTTCCTGAGTATGCTCAGGAGAAAACAACTAAAAAAATAA
- a CDS encoding ester cyclase, whose product MKLLQATALLLLISSCSQQGNNKRIIERYYNEVWNEGKLAVLDELLSKDYINHTPSTPNPPPGPDGLKPIIKAIRKGFPDLHYEIKDIIVTEGKAVARVVMTGTQTDTLFGMPPTGRKISVNQINIEQIENGKITQHWRVTDELTMMKQLGK is encoded by the coding sequence ATGAAACTATTGCAGGCAACAGCTTTACTGTTATTAATTTCCTCCTGCTCCCAACAGGGGAACAACAAAAGGATCATAGAACGGTATTATAACGAAGTATGGAACGAAGGAAAACTGGCGGTATTGGATGAACTCTTAAGCAAAGATTATATCAATCATACACCCAGCACCCCTAATCCACCACCCGGCCCTGATGGGTTAAAACCCATCATTAAAGCTATCAGGAAAGGCTTCCCGGACCTCCACTACGAAATAAAGGATATCATCGTTACAGAAGGCAAAGCCGTTGCCCGGGTGGTGATGACCGGCACACAAACGGATACGCTGTTTGGCATGCCACCTACCGGAAGAAAGATCAGCGTTAACCAGATCAATATCGAACAGATAGAGAACGGAAAGATCACGCAGCATTGGCGGGTAACAGATGAGTTAACGATGATGAAGCAATTGGGGAAATAA
- a CDS encoding LytR/AlgR family response regulator transcription factor gives MIRILIVDDEPSAGNILHLLIEKHISGQKEIKICLSPEAARDIIPVFKPSLLMLDIEMPHMNGFDLLNRIGNWDFDVIFTTAYDKYAIKAIRFSALDYLLKPIDIPDLQNAINRHIVRQNLQPREQGRLVDNLISNLQQKDAASFKLALSTMEGVFFYDPADILRCEGDDNYTHFYFINHKPLIVSRTLKDFEEILTDHGFMRVHKSYLVNMHYVEKLDKEGLLWLSDGSNAVVSRRRRRDVLDVLSRK, from the coding sequence ATGATAAGAATATTGATCGTAGACGATGAGCCATCTGCCGGGAATATCCTTCACCTGCTGATTGAAAAACACATCTCCGGTCAGAAAGAGATTAAGATCTGCCTGTCGCCGGAAGCAGCCAGGGATATCATACCTGTATTCAAACCAAGCCTGCTGATGCTGGATATTGAAATGCCGCACATGAACGGGTTCGATCTGCTGAACAGGATCGGTAACTGGGATTTTGATGTGATCTTCACCACTGCTTACGATAAGTACGCCATTAAAGCCATCCGCTTCAGTGCGCTGGATTACCTGCTCAAACCCATAGACATACCTGATCTGCAGAATGCCATCAACCGTCATATCGTGCGCCAGAACCTGCAACCCAGGGAGCAGGGCCGGCTGGTGGATAACCTGATCAGTAACCTGCAGCAAAAAGATGCGGCCTCCTTTAAGCTGGCCCTGAGCACAATGGAGGGTGTTTTCTTCTACGATCCGGCGGATATCCTGAGGTGTGAGGGAGATGATAATTACACACACTTTTATTTCATCAATCATAAACCGCTGATCGTATCCAGAACGCTGAAAGATTTTGAAGAGATACTAACGGACCATGGATTTATGCGGGTACATAAATCCTATCTCGTGAATATGCATTACGTGGAGAAGCTGGATAAGGAAGGTTTGTTATGGCTGAGCGATGGCAGTAATGCCGTAGTGTCCCGCAGGAGAAGGAGGGATGTGCTGGATGTGTTGTCGCGGAAATGA
- a CDS encoding phage tail tip lysozyme → MATPKKTQRRTDPAVQTPVSSNSFFPPLNSGVNNFFSAPPVIQRQAATQTATAPAGNALSGPLTASEWRSVEVWSSCGFVGIDPLTNNPTRNAELMAASIFCERALFSREFDGSREDPLLCILTDVTIADPRVQTLATHVASRGPILSWEQRTIANPVLYAMERLINEYHFPVNGAAGMVGNLRAESGVIPNNIESSLPGTPMRARGSDGAVHDFTPEQIMNRGTRGVVGPEDPGVGIAQWTTEPRRSGLFQHQYCGMTQGANILFNMDAQIDYLVTELQGRFPGVYNTLINPRTSVDTASDEVVKRFEVPGAIIENRRLLPDTDPAVAAVLTARRNLSQGAFTTYRAAHP, encoded by the coding sequence ATGGCTACCCCAAAAAAAACACAGCGCAGAACTGACCCTGCTGTGCAGACCCCGGTTTCCTCTAATTCCTTTTTTCCACCCCTCAACAGTGGTGTTAATAATTTCTTCAGTGCTCCGCCTGTTATTCAGCGGCAGGCTGCTACGCAAACTGCAACGGCGCCTGCGGGTAATGCACTGAGCGGCCCTTTAACCGCTTCTGAATGGCGTAGTGTGGAGGTCTGGTCGTCCTGCGGATTTGTAGGCATAGATCCCCTTACCAATAACCCTACCCGGAATGCGGAATTGATGGCGGCGTCTATCTTTTGCGAGCGGGCGCTTTTTTCCCGGGAATTTGATGGTAGCCGGGAAGATCCTTTGCTCTGCATTCTCACGGATGTGACCATTGCAGACCCCAGAGTGCAGACACTGGCAACGCATGTTGCCTCCAGGGGGCCTATCCTCAGCTGGGAGCAGCGCACCATCGCAAACCCGGTATTGTATGCTATGGAAAGGCTTATCAATGAATATCACTTCCCGGTGAATGGTGCAGCGGGGATGGTGGGAAACCTTCGTGCGGAATCCGGCGTGATCCCTAATAACATAGAAAGCAGTTTGCCCGGCACACCTATGCGGGCAAGGGGATCTGATGGTGCGGTACACGACTTTACACCAGAGCAGATCATGAACCGCGGGACCCGTGGCGTAGTAGGACCTGAAGACCCGGGTGTGGGTATTGCGCAATGGACCACCGAACCCCGCCGCAGCGGTTTGTTTCAACACCAGTATTGCGGCATGACGCAGGGCGCGAACATCCTTTTTAATATGGATGCGCAAATAGATTACCTGGTTACAGAATTACAGGGCCGCTTTCCCGGTGTATACAATACGTTAATCAATCCCAGAACGTCTGTAGATACGGCAAGCGATGAAGTGGTGAAGCGATTTGAAGTGCCTGGTGCCATCATTGAGAACAGGAGGTTACTGCCTGATACAGACCCTGCTGTGGCAGCGGTGCTGACCGCGCGCAGGAACCTGAGCCAGGGTGCATTCACTACCTACAGGGCAGCACATCCTTAG
- a CDS encoding YqcC family protein: MTTVEKVKEIVAEMKQLHLWKTETPAWVTDYEKGMNSPPDFSGWLQFIFLPNCLLEIKERPVALQAKQFFGSDLGKGKLLQLLIELDALY, from the coding sequence ATGACTACCGTTGAGAAAGTAAAAGAGATAGTTGCTGAAATGAAGCAGCTGCACTTATGGAAAACGGAAACACCTGCCTGGGTCACTGATTATGAAAAAGGAATGAACAGCCCGCCCGATTTTTCCGGCTGGCTACAATTTATTTTCCTGCCCAACTGCCTGCTGGAAATAAAAGAAAGGCCTGTTGCCTTACAGGCGAAGCAGTTCTTCGGAAGTGATCTGGGAAAGGGGAAATTGTTGCAGTTATTGATAGAATTAGATGCCTTGTATTAA
- a CDS encoding serine hydrolase domain-containing protein codes for MGDIVKIQKALDDKAKAVLSKYKLPNIAGVIVRDNGNTVMHTVQGVKDNSLSLTTASNKATASSYFNVGSISKPITGFLISCLIKKGILSWDTKIKDIFPEFSSKPFRDRCGMNSTFLDTKILELLSHTSGMNGYYYDQENNNNTATRDTDPFRHIQDLGLNAGGNSRDKEWKNYGAMIYLRYLYTILSLKKKKYLFSSPKNLGYQNTATSGYGSTATICASMAERKTGKSWEQIMNELLVDPLGNKLQITHGPLPGGMQFHGYDPASGKYTPFLPYNNDLAAYSSKFVVGGVHCTVLGMAQFIKYNLRAINSSAIFDVAQYQMPVTNVARGGLFLGGGAQNEPLNHNGATGASLANLYIYPHSGRGFSVMMNCGGGPAGADAGVAMGEMMQELQNIHTNWETI; via the coding sequence ATGGGAGACATTGTAAAAATCCAAAAAGCACTGGATGATAAAGCAAAAGCAGTGCTCAGCAAATATAAACTACCCAATATTGCAGGCGTGATCGTAAGGGATAACGGCAACACCGTTATGCATACCGTACAAGGCGTGAAGGACAATAGCCTGAGCCTTACCACCGCCAGCAACAAAGCAACAGCATCTTCCTACTTTAACGTAGGCTCTATTTCGAAACCCATCACCGGCTTCTTAATTTCCTGCCTCATCAAAAAAGGCATCCTGAGCTGGGATACAAAAATTAAAGACATCTTCCCGGAGTTTTCTTCAAAACCTTTCAGGGATCGCTGTGGTATGAACAGCACATTCCTGGACACAAAGATATTGGAATTGCTTTCTCACACTTCCGGCATGAACGGCTATTATTACGACCAGGAGAATAACAATAATACTGCCACCCGCGATACTGACCCCTTCCGGCATATCCAGGACCTTGGCCTTAACGCCGGTGGCAATAGCCGGGATAAAGAATGGAAGAATTACGGCGCTATGATCTATCTCCGCTATTTGTACACCATCCTGAGCCTGAAGAAAAAGAAGTACCTGTTCAGCAGTCCAAAAAACCTGGGGTACCAGAACACCGCAACAAGTGGTTATGGCAGCACCGCTACTATCTGTGCATCTATGGCAGAAAGGAAAACAGGTAAAAGCTGGGAACAGATCATGAACGAATTGCTGGTTGATCCGCTCGGCAATAAACTGCAGATCACGCATGGCCCTTTACCCGGTGGTATGCAATTCCATGGATATGACCCTGCTTCAGGCAAGTATACTCCCTTCCTCCCTTACAATAACGACCTGGCTGCCTATAGCAGCAAATTTGTGGTGGGTGGGGTTCACTGTACGGTATTGGGCATGGCGCAATTCATCAAATACAATTTACGCGCAATCAATTCCTCCGCCATCTTTGATGTGGCACAGTACCAGATGCCGGTTACCAATGTAGCCAGAGGCGGGCTTTTCCTGGGAGGAGGCGCCCAGAATGAACCACTTAACCACAATGGCGCAACCGGTGCCAGCCTGGCTAACCTGTATATCTACCCGCATAGCGGCAGAGGCTTCAGCGTGATGATGAACTGCGGCGGCGGGCCTGCCGGTGCAGATGCCGGGGTAGCTATGGGCGAAATGATGCAGGAGCTACAGAATATTCATACCAACTGGGAAACCATATAA
- a CDS encoding FG-GAP-like repeat-containing protein has protein sequence MKPNLHHVTACMLAAAFCFASCMKPKQLSEPAPVISPLSVMGTQALAPLNEIKVMSFNIRKTDPADPFTLEERKSYILQVILNNDVDIFGIQELADNAMETYFNTQMAAAGYGVYNSGLANGSPKSIWYKNSRFTRTNAGWFTMHTPDYRSGKWVILQDKLNTSNSYFVVNSHWTTVSSAERSMNADSVLLAINTNNTQNLPVICMGDFNGQPGTPEINKIKDGSGLNMVDALFEGQGDLTFHGWDATGNSKLDYIMSTRNLAFTSSSVLTTSFTVGGQTLWPSDHWPVVASYVPAVFGGAHADVNGKSASSATKFYFADVNGDGKKDKIYWNRTYDSGRPQVFLSNGNGTFQSPAVVHTAGASTLATTRYHYADVNGDGKADEILWDPTLNSGHTRVYLATTNGNFSATVVDNPEGTSAGTTTVYHFADVNGDGKADKIYWNSTFDGGRTRVYLATTGGSFSGTVANGAEGASTTAGTLFYYADVNGDGKVDKILWHPTLNSGKTMVYLSDGDGTFTASSTFSNSGATSGTSATSFYFADVNGDGRADKIYWNPDNYLGEPKVYYSETTNAFVGPIYSLRGTSQSADTEFYFSDISGDGKADQVRWNFGEYTGELRNYFAN, from the coding sequence ATGAAACCAAATTTGCACCACGTTACCGCCTGCATGCTGGCTGCGGCCTTTTGTTTTGCCAGTTGTATGAAACCTAAACAGTTGTCTGAGCCAGCCCCTGTTATTTCTCCCTTATCCGTTATGGGTACTCAAGCCCTGGCACCATTGAATGAGATCAAGGTGATGTCTTTCAACATCCGGAAGACCGACCCGGCGGATCCCTTTACCCTGGAAGAACGCAAAAGCTACATCCTCCAGGTGATCCTGAACAATGATGTGGATATTTTCGGCATACAGGAGCTGGCGGATAATGCCATGGAAACCTATTTCAATACCCAAATGGCCGCCGCCGGTTACGGGGTTTACAATTCAGGGCTGGCTAACGGCTCTCCCAAATCCATCTGGTACAAGAACTCCAGGTTCACCCGTACCAATGCCGGCTGGTTTACTATGCATACCCCTGATTACCGCAGTGGAAAATGGGTGATCCTGCAGGATAAGCTGAACACCTCCAACAGTTACTTTGTGGTGAACAGCCACTGGACCACCGTAAGCTCTGCAGAAAGAAGTATGAATGCAGACAGTGTGCTGCTGGCCATTAACACCAACAACACACAGAACCTGCCTGTTATCTGCATGGGCGACTTTAACGGCCAGCCCGGTACTCCGGAGATCAACAAAATAAAAGATGGCAGCGGCCTTAATATGGTGGATGCACTTTTTGAAGGACAGGGGGATCTTACCTTTCATGGCTGGGATGCCACAGGTAACAGCAAGCTGGATTACATCATGAGTACCAGGAACCTGGCCTTCACCAGTTCCAGCGTGCTCACCACCAGCTTTACTGTGGGAGGGCAAACCTTATGGCCTTCTGATCACTGGCCGGTAGTAGCCTCTTATGTACCTGCGGTATTCGGCGGTGCACATGCAGATGTAAATGGTAAAAGTGCCAGCTCTGCTACTAAATTCTATTTTGCTGATGTAAACGGAGATGGTAAAAAGGATAAGATCTATTGGAACCGCACATACGACAGCGGCAGACCGCAGGTATTCCTTTCCAATGGTAACGGCACTTTCCAGTCGCCTGCCGTTGTACATACTGCAGGTGCTTCCACACTTGCTACCACAAGGTATCACTATGCTGATGTGAACGGAGATGGAAAGGCTGACGAGATCTTATGGGACCCTACCTTGAATTCAGGGCATACAAGGGTTTACCTGGCCACCACAAATGGTAACTTCAGTGCAACAGTGGTAGATAATCCGGAAGGTACCAGTGCAGGTACTACTACGGTGTATCATTTTGCGGATGTGAACGGAGATGGCAAGGCAGATAAGATCTATTGGAATTCCACCTTTGATGGCGGCCGTACGCGCGTGTATCTTGCTACCACTGGCGGCAGTTTCAGTGGTACTGTGGCAAACGGTGCAGAAGGTGCCAGCACCACAGCGGGTACCCTGTTCTATTATGCAGATGTGAATGGAGATGGGAAGGTAGATAAAATACTCTGGCATCCTACGCTGAACTCAGGTAAAACCATGGTGTACTTATCTGACGGAGACGGTACCTTTACCGCATCTTCCACATTCAGTAATTCAGGTGCTACCAGCGGTACATCTGCAACTTCCTTCTACTTTGCGGATGTGAACGGAGATGGCAGGGCCGATAAGATCTATTGGAATCCTGATAATTACCTGGGTGAGCCAAAGGTTTATTATTCCGAAACAACAAATGCATTTGTTGGCCCTATCTATTCTTTGAGAGGTACTTCTCAAAGCGCAGATACGGAGTTCTATTTTTCAGATATCAGCGGAGATGGAAAGGCGGATCAGGTTCGCTGGAACTTTGGGGAGTATACCGGGGAGTTGAGGAATTATTTTGCTAATTAG
- a CDS encoding ligand-binding sensor domain-containing protein: MPKARQYTRFLRIGKESGKDERWSGMFRQMNEGMVCHAEEMAMAAGYFIIFLQILFRLTLYILTGIIQVSSLSAIAQAGYQFENFTEGNGLSDNRVTCFLMDRKGFMWIGTENGLNRFDGHSFVPYKPGIPGRSVSSPFINDIEEDAAGRLWVATQSGLNVIVPERDSNIVFLPENGNSIPSDLIWDTYIDQQNRVWIAADVQDLCYYDISRQVFVFLPWKKYIADTFPHRRKKYNSIRKIWYKSDNELWLGTSVGLFSYITTTGEFIPHKSYEADHFIQLETGGTHYYFIQNPANTLQIGSLKDGTKRDLPWTAIPSTRQGFYQPVQTQYERWLPAGKDVIEVNTLTGETMLIKHRPDDPYSLPDGMVRTVYRDRSGLVWAGTSNGIGKFNPAMNLFPFTEVLPAFKRPPSPENDLYRTEHAIHTVFHSNGVYFISSPASGSLLIRDSSSGKTQRISQVQGIPLDHCSVIFEDSRSMLWVLAGAHAFNYDRASRRFSVSAFLADQKNRLFTDMAEDSEGNLWFACFNDGLYCYNVQKKTSRKITPADNFNSRLPTSLYFDKAQNKLWIGTFEKGWYAYDLNSKKFKNISVEPSLINDIVKDKNGMLWLASYAGGIIRCAADGHAISRITTREGLPENNIYSLQTDKAGNIWAASFKGLTQISPDGRIIDNFNRIKGLNFSDLYSPLTLAAGGELLTGVDNGFIRFHPDSLHYISPSFPVVITRAAAAVLPYTDNEASFDFAALSYLNPSYTRYEYRMEGVDKHWVSAGYMHSTKYNNLAPGSYTFKVRAIDFSGKRSANEASSSFRILAPWWQTWWFRILAAAAVTALVLYLFWRRIQTVKSKALIRQQMAELKGQALRAQMNPHFIFNCLNAIQELIVTEDYTASYKYLAKFSKLLRMVLNMSEKNMVPLSNEIEMCRLYLELESLRFKNSFHYTVQADERIDADSTLFPSLLIQPFIENAIWHGLLQKEGEKRLSVNFEEDNGRLVCLISDNGIGREKAIAIKARKIGFRHTDSKGIALAQQRIENIDNAFLEITDGKEGGTIVRIVISYPENTEI, translated from the coding sequence GTGCCTAAAGCTAGGCAGTATACCCGCTTTCTGCGTATTGGAAAAGAGAGCGGAAAGGATGAGCGATGGAGCGGTATGTTTAGGCAGATGAATGAGGGAATGGTATGCCATGCCGAGGAAATGGCAATGGCAGCGGGTTATTTTATTATATTTTTGCAGATATTGTTCCGTCTAACCTTATATATACTTACGGGGATCATACAGGTCTCATCCCTCAGCGCCATAGCGCAGGCTGGTTACCAGTTTGAAAATTTTACCGAAGGCAATGGTTTGTCGGACAACCGCGTTACCTGTTTCCTGATGGACAGGAAGGGATTTATGTGGATAGGTACAGAGAACGGGCTTAACCGTTTTGACGGTCATTCCTTCGTTCCGTACAAACCCGGGATCCCCGGGCGTTCTGTGTCCAGCCCGTTTATTAACGATATAGAAGAAGATGCAGCAGGAAGGTTATGGGTGGCCACGCAAAGCGGCCTGAATGTGATTGTTCCGGAAAGGGACAGCAATATTGTTTTCCTGCCGGAAAATGGCAACAGCATTCCCAGCGATCTGATCTGGGATACGTATATCGATCAGCAGAACAGGGTCTGGATAGCGGCAGACGTGCAGGACCTTTGTTACTATGATATCAGCAGACAGGTATTTGTATTTCTGCCCTGGAAGAAATACATCGCCGATACATTTCCACACCGCCGTAAAAAGTACAACAGCATCCGGAAGATCTGGTATAAGTCGGACAATGAACTGTGGCTGGGTACTTCCGTTGGCTTGTTCAGTTATATCACTACTACGGGTGAATTCATTCCTCATAAAAGTTATGAAGCAGATCATTTTATTCAGTTAGAAACAGGAGGAACGCATTACTATTTCATTCAGAACCCTGCTAACACCCTGCAGATCGGATCATTGAAGGATGGCACAAAAAGAGATCTCCCCTGGACGGCTATTCCATCTACCCGGCAGGGCTTTTATCAGCCGGTTCAAACACAGTATGAACGTTGGCTGCCGGCGGGAAAGGATGTGATAGAAGTGAATACCTTAACCGGGGAAACCATGCTGATAAAACACCGGCCGGACGATCCTTATTCCCTGCCGGATGGGATGGTACGCACAGTTTACCGCGATCGCTCAGGCCTTGTATGGGCCGGCACCAGTAACGGGATCGGTAAGTTCAATCCTGCCATGAACCTGTTTCCTTTTACGGAGGTATTACCTGCTTTCAAAAGACCACCTTCTCCGGAGAATGATCTGTACAGAACAGAGCATGCTATCCATACCGTGTTTCACAGTAACGGCGTGTATTTCATCAGTTCCCCTGCCAGCGGTAGTTTGCTGATAAGGGACAGCAGTTCCGGGAAAACACAGCGCATCAGCCAGGTGCAGGGTATCCCGCTGGATCACTGCTCTGTGATCTTTGAGGACAGCAGGAGTATGTTATGGGTGCTGGCAGGTGCGCATGCTTTTAACTATGACCGTGCTTCCCGCCGTTTCAGTGTATCCGCTTTTCTTGCAGATCAAAAGAACCGTTTGTTCACAGATATGGCAGAAGATAGCGAAGGCAATCTCTGGTTTGCCTGCTTCAACGACGGGCTTTATTGTTATAATGTGCAAAAGAAGACCAGCCGTAAGATCACGCCGGCAGATAATTTCAATAGCAGGCTGCCTACCTCCCTGTATTTTGACAAAGCGCAAAATAAACTATGGATAGGTACTTTTGAAAAGGGCTGGTATGCTTATGATCTCAATAGTAAAAAGTTCAAAAATATTTCAGTAGAACCTTCGCTGATCAATGATATAGTTAAAGATAAAAACGGGATGCTCTGGCTGGCCAGCTATGCAGGTGGTATTATCCGTTGTGCAGCTGATGGCCATGCTATCTCCCGTATCACTACCAGGGAAGGTTTGCCGGAGAATAATATCTATTCCCTTCAGACGGACAAGGCCGGGAACATTTGGGCCGCCAGCTTCAAGGGCCTTACACAGATCAGCCCGGATGGCAGGATCATAGACAATTTCAACCGTATAAAAGGATTGAATTTCTCTGATCTGTACAGCCCGCTTACACTGGCAGCGGGAGGAGAGCTTTTAACAGGTGTTGATAATGGTTTTATCCGTTTTCATCCTGATAGCCTGCATTATATTTCCCCTTCGTTCCCTGTGGTTATTACGAGAGCTGCTGCTGCGGTACTTCCTTATACAGACAATGAAGCCTCTTTTGATTTTGCAGCGCTTTCCTACCTGAATCCTTCCTATACCCGTTATGAATACCGGATGGAGGGTGTAGATAAGCATTGGGTATCCGCAGGATACATGCATTCCACAAAATATAATAACCTGGCGCCCGGATCATATACCTTCAAAGTAAGAGCGATCGATTTCAGTGGTAAACGTTCTGCAAATGAAGCCAGCAGTTCCTTTCGCATCCTTGCTCCCTGGTGGCAGACCTGGTGGTTCCGCATCCTGGCGGCAGCTGCAGTGACGGCCCTGGTGCTGTATCTCTTTTGGCGGAGGATCCAAACCGTTAAAAGCAAGGCCCTGATCCGCCAGCAAATGGCAGAATTAAAAGGGCAGGCTTTACGTGCGCAGATGAATCCGCATTTTATATTCAATTGCCTGAATGCTATCCAGGAATTGATCGTAACGGAGGATTATACGGCTTCTTATAAATACCTGGCCAAGTTTTCGAAACTATTGCGGATGGTGCTGAACATGTCTGAAAAGAACATGGTACCACTCAGCAATGAGATAGAGATGTGCCGGCTGTACCTGGAACTGGAATCCCTGCGTTTCAAAAATTCATTTCATTATACCGTGCAGGCAGATGAACGGATAGATGCAGACAGCACCCTGTTCCCTTCCTTACTGATCCAGCCCTTCATTGAAAATGCCATCTGGCATGGTTTACTGCAGAAAGAAGGAGAGAAGCGATTAAGCGTTAATTTTGAAGAAGATAATGGCAGGCTGGTTTGCCTGATCAGCGATAATGGTATAGGACGGGAAAAAGCGATTGCCATTAAGGCCCGGAAGATAGGTTTCCGGCATACGGACTCCAAAGGAATAGCGCTGGCACAACAAAGGATTGAGAATATAGATAATGCCTTCCTCGAAATAACAGATGGTAAAGAAGGAGGCACCATTGTACGCATTGTTATTTCATACCCTGAAAACACAGAGATATGA
- a CDS encoding VOC family protein, whose translation MNTEPNIKQAVPFFMIADMISSLAFYIDQVGFELKMKWVPAGRIEWCWLQFGHASIMLQEHMKTGEYTEHKKGLGVCVCFMCNDAVALYHTFRSKGLAVNEPVVENGLWVIKLTDPDGYNLLFESETDVSEETKYSDWIAAGK comes from the coding sequence ATGAACACTGAACCGAACATTAAGCAGGCTGTGCCGTTTTTCATGATCGCGGATATGATTTCCTCCCTGGCTTTTTATATAGATCAAGTTGGTTTTGAACTGAAAATGAAGTGGGTACCGGCCGGCAGGATAGAATGGTGCTGGCTGCAATTTGGCCATGCTTCCATCATGCTGCAGGAGCATATGAAAACGGGTGAGTATACAGAGCATAAAAAAGGGCTGGGTGTTTGTGTTTGTTTTATGTGCAATGATGCCGTTGCCCTCTATCATACATTCAGATCGAAAGGGTTAGCTGTAAATGAACCTGTTGTGGAAAACGGATTATGGGTGATCAAACTGACAGATCCTGACGGCTATAATTTATTATTTGAAAGCGAAACAGATGTATCTGAAGAAACAAAGTATTCAGATTGGATAGCGGCTGGAAAATGA
- a CDS encoding phosphotransferase yields MATPPEYLQHLLEDAMGKRTKQWAVPDCGLSSALRFSVQLEDSSRVFVKAATDEYTEQWLRNEYLVLSSIGGKCMPSVIDWLDKPGVPPILITEDLSDAYWPASHQGVTWREGDVAMLFEGLNALALLKAVPALPALQNRKNSLWSEIAGDPAAFLDLGLCSERWLNKAAEALIKAEKDLDITGDQLVHGDIRSDNVCFAGTGAVFVDWSHAARGNADHDLALLLPALCLEGGPAPYHLMPEGGSEAASGSAVLIQRIISDHLMPQWLKNVFRKLITIELEWAADCLGLEYPDGKHP; encoded by the coding sequence ATGGCAACACCTCCTGAATACTTGCAGCATCTCCTGGAAGATGCAATGGGAAAAAGAACAAAACAATGGGCTGTGCCGGATTGTGGCTTGTCCTCCGCACTGAGGTTTTCTGTACAATTGGAAGATAGCAGCCGTGTTTTTGTTAAAGCAGCAACGGATGAATATACAGAACAATGGTTGCGCAATGAATATCTTGTATTGTCGTCTATCGGAGGTAAATGCATGCCATCTGTTATTGACTGGCTGGATAAACCCGGTGTTCCTCCGATACTGATAACGGAGGACCTGAGTGATGCTTACTGGCCCGCAAGCCATCAGGGTGTTACATGGAGAGAGGGAGATGTTGCGATGCTCTTTGAAGGATTAAATGCGCTTGCCTTATTAAAGGCAGTCCCTGCGCTCCCGGCACTACAGAACCGGAAGAATTCTCTCTGGTCTGAGATTGCAGGTGACCCGGCTGCATTTTTAGATCTCGGTTTGTGTTCGGAACGCTGGCTTAATAAGGCCGCTGAGGCTTTGATCAAAGCTGAAAAAGATCTGGATATCACAGGGGACCAGCTTGTTCATGGAGACATACGGAGTGATAATGTTTGTTTTGCGGGCACAGGGGCGGTTTTTGTTGACTGGAGCCATGCGGCCCGTGGGAATGCTGATCATGACCTGGCTTTATTGCTTCCAGCACTTTGCCTGGAAGGAGGGCCGGCGCCTTATCATTTAATGCCTGAGGGCGGAAGTGAAGCCGCATCAGGAAGTGCAGTACTTATTCAACGCATCATATCAGATCACCTGATGCCGCAATGGCTGAAAAATGTATTCAGGAAACTGATCACTATTGAACTTGAATGGGCGGCAGATTGCCTGGGATTGGAATACCCGGATGGAAAACATCCTTAA